DNA from Nitrospira sp.:
CCGACGGACGGACACAATATCGGATCAACGTCGGCAAGGGAGACCGGGTACTCATTGCGGAAGAAGATCTCTTGATTTTGACGGATGCCGAGGGGCTGGTGAGGATGGCGAAGGAAAAGGGAGAATACCGATCACTGGTCAGCAAGCAATTGCGCGGGGTCTTTGCGGAAGACCGCTTCGTCAAGCCCTCCTGAGTCGGTTCAGCCATGCGAGGAGTGCCCAGGAACCTCCGTTCAATACAGGGGTTCCTGGGGCCCCCATCGCAATCCTTCAAGGTCGGGATCTTCTCCCTCCGCTGTCGTGGGCCTGGTGGTCTTCTCGGCCTTGCGCTGTACGCGGCGGGCTTCCTTCTCCCGTTGCTTTACCTGTTTGGCTTTTTCTCGATCGCGTTTGGCGATAGTGGTCTTGCCTGCTCGTGCGATGGTTTCCTCCTTCTATTCGCTCCCTCTGGAGACTGTCGAATAGATCAACCCTGTTATGTTCCGGACGGTCGACGGGCCGTACGCGTCGCCTTGGTTCGCCCATGGGGGCGAGCCTGAGTCTGCTCTGAGCGGGCGCGGGTTTCCGCCCCAAATCCAAAACTGGCCAAGGCAGTCACTTCCCGCCGGATCTGGTCCATCGAGGTCTCCTGCGATTCCACAGAAGGGTCGACGAGTCCGAGTTGCGTCCAGCGGATCCTCAGTTTCGGGACGGTCCGCTTTTTTTTGTGTGCAGCCTTGTTTCCCCGCCAGACGGACGTGATCTTCATCGTACTCTCCTTTTCGCCGAACGACAGGATGGCGATGTCCAGGCCATCAAACTGGGTGCGGAGGGGGCATGGAGAACATCCCGCCTCCTGCGTTGCCCATTCCCTTGTCAGGAGAAAGGGCAAAATGGGCCGTAGGAGCAGCGTGAACCGGGAAAGCGATCGCGCAGCATGGTCGCGGAAACGCGAAGCGTGGGATCTCACTGGGGCTCGTACGGTATGGCAACTTATCACGATTTCAGTCTCACGGTCAAATGAACCGGCCGTGCCAGGACCGGAGTCTGCGCCAGAGTGCCTGCCCTTGCCCGTGGCTGGAGGAAGGATTGCAACAGGCGGTGCTCGATCCTGTCATTCCACAGGGTTAGGACAGGGACGTGGGTTCGGGTGATTTGATGGAGGGGCGTTTGATGCCGAGTTTTCTCAAGCGACTGCGAAGGGTTTCGGGGTTCAACCCCAGGAGCTGGGCCGCGCCCTGGTCGCCGTAAATGCGCCACTTCGTCCGGTCGAGTACGTCCATAATGTGTTGCCGTTCCAGGTCACTTAGGTTCACCGGCTGTTCCGGGGGCTGGTGAGGGCCGACCTTTACGGCGGGAAGCAACATCTCGTCCACCGTGACCTGGGATGAGCCGGAGAGGATCACGGCGCGTTCGATCACATTCTGCAGTTCCCGCACGTTGCCGGGCCAGTTGTAGGCGAGGAGCCGCGCCAGTGATTGCGGATCGAAGGTGAGGTGCGGTCGCTTGAGTTTGGTCCCGATCTGAGCCAGGAAATGCTGCGCGAGCAGATGGATGTCCTCGCGCCGTTCTCGCAGCGGGGGCACCGAGATGGGAAAGATATGGAGGCGGTAATAGAGGTCTGCGCGGAAAGTTCCCTGCTGAATCGCGCTGGACAGGTCGGCATTGGTGGCGGCGATCAGGCGAACGTCCACCGAAACCGGCTGGGTCCCGCCGATCCTGTCCACCATCCCGTCTTGGAGAACCCGCAGCAGTTTGGCTTGGGTCTCCAACGGCATTTCGCCGATCTCATCCAGAAATAACGTGCCGGTATGGGCCAGTTCGAAGCGCCCGGCTCGGCGCAGTTGCGCGCCGGTGAAGGCGCCTCGTTCATGACCGAATAGTTCGCTCTCGATGAGCCCCGAGGGCAGGGCCGCACAGTTGACGCGGATAAACGGTTTGTGGCTGCGGGCGCTCAAGTCGTGCAGGGCCTGGGCCAGCACCTCCTTGCCGGTCCCGGTTTCACCGAGCAGGAGGACGGTGGTGTCGGTCGGCGCGACGGCCTTGACGAGATCAACCACCTTGGTGAAGGAAGGCGACGTGCCGACGACCAGGCGCAAATTGCGGCTTGCCTTGACCTCTTCCGCGAGGTACTCGTTCTCCCGCCGGAGCCGTTCGCTCAGCTGCTTGATCTGTTGGTAAGCCAGCACGTGGTCGATGGCATAGGCGATTTGGGTCGCGACCTGCTGAAGGAACTTGCAATCGTCCGGATCCGGCTCGCCCGGCTGCACGCTGCCGATGTTCAACGTGCCGAGGCAATGTTCCCGGACGAGGAGGGGCAAGTTGATCATCCGTCCCAAGCCCTCTTGGACATAGTAGCGGTCTTCCAGAAACACCTGCTCCTTCTGAAGATCTCCCCGCACATGCAGGCGCCGGTGGTCGTAAACCCACCCGACCGCGCTGCCTTCGCGGGGGATGACACTGTCGTGCGCCAGGGCCGGTGTCGCCATGTTGGTGATGACGGCATAAAATCGAAAGGAATCGGTGCTGGGTTCGTACAGCGTGATGCCGGCGCGATCCCAGGGGATCACCTTCTGGATTTGATCGGCGATGACCCGCCAGAGGCTTTCGATGTCCCGTTGCGAGTTCAGGGCATTGGTGACTTCGAGGAGCGTTTCGAAATTCAGGGTGGCGCGTTGCATGGCTGCTCAGAAATTCATCCAGAGTTGTACGACACCCCAGTCCTGATCGGCCGACGTGCCGAGCTGCTGCTTGATATAGGGACCGGAGAAGAAGTGGCCGTAGATGACCGCCAGCGAGACTTTACCGTCCGCGAACATGTGGCTCCATGCGATGTCGAGTTCGTCGCCGACGTAGGTCGTCTGGTTGTCGGAACGAGAAAAGATCAGCGGCCCCTGCGAGCCACGGTACCAGTTGTCACGGGCACTTGCCAAGTACTTGCGCAGGGCCGAGATCTCGATGTGATCCCGGGCGGTCGGGCGAGCCTGCAGATTGATCTGCAGCTGCACGCTGTTGCGCCAGGCTCCGTTGAGCATGTAGCCGACATGGAGAAAATTGGTCGGGAAAAAATTTTCGAAGGTATTGGCATTGCCGCCGCAACTACGGGCCGGGGTTCCGCCCGGCGTGATGCAATTGCTGTCGCCGTCCCCCGAGGCGTAATCGAATCCGACGGCCAGTCTGGGTTTCCAGCGATGGTCGTACCAGGTATGGCCGAGCCAGGTGCCGGAGGCCCAGGCGTTGATGGTAAGGTTGTGCTGGTTGTCGAATCCGAGGCCGTCTGCGCTGCGCCCGAATTGATAGGCCGTTTCCTGTACGAAGTCCCAATTGTTCTTTCTGAGCTCCACACGGAGCCCGACCATATGCCGTAACTGAGAGGCGGATTTGGGCTTGTAGAGTCCGGGGTTGGCCCCCTCCGGCAGGCGGTTGGAATACAAGACGTAATAGGGTTCGGCGATCATCCAGGGCAGGTTTCGGATCTGGTTGTACAGGATGACCATATCCACGTCGCCGCCGGCGTCGGCTGCATGCTGCGCAAGGGCCGGATTGCAGGTCGAGGAAGAATTTCCCTCCGGCCTGCAGGTCAACAGATTCGACGTCAGGCTGCCTCCGGGGTGCCCTTGCCCCAGGTCCGTTTCAGAATTCCGAAACCAGCCGAGTTTTGTGTCGAAGTCGGTCGCAGCATAACTCAGCATGATGCCGTCGTGCGAGTAGCCGGTGTTGGCCCAGTCAAAGTGTCCGAACAGCCGTTGGTTGCCGAACACGACATATTGCCGGCCGACTTTGACGCTGAGGCCGTCGATTCCGGCCAGGTTCCGAATCAGCATGTACCCCGCTCGGATTCCCAACCGGCATTGCCCCGGCCGTTGTGCCGCACAGTTGTGGTTGAGCGCATCACCATCCTTCGTGCCTCCCGTGGGATCGCCGTTTCCCCCCCAGGTCGCCGAGTCCTGTAGCTCCAGGTAGAAGTTGAGGTTGGGGGTAGGATCGTATCCCAGGCCCAATCTGGCCCACTGTTGGATAAAGAAATCATCGGCGCCGGGACCACTATTGGCCGATGTTCCGGATCCGGAGGCGTTGAGGCTGTTGCAGGCGCCGTTGATCGGGGGGCCGCCGCCGAAACAGACACCGTTGCGCCATTCCGGCCGCACACGGAGGTCCGCACGCATCCAGAAACTTCTGAAGTCGAAGGCCGACCAGAAAGGCACAGAGGCCACGTCGTCGTCCTCGATCCGGCCGGGGGCAGGTTGTGAGAACGATGTCGGGGCGACGGGGCCGTACGTGGCGCGTTCCGCTTCGGCCAGCCCCTGTATCGGAGCAAGCATGGCCAAGGCCGTCCAGATCAAGACGGCAAGTACGGGTGGAAGCCTCCACGTGGACGGCGGTCGAAGCATCGGCGATCATGGAACATGGGAATCCTCCTTTCCTGAGCGGAGGCGGCAGGGCCGACGGCCCTGTTATGGGGAGCCGTCGGCCCTGCCGGCAGATTCACTGTTCGCTGACACGAACGGGGTTAGAAGGCTAAGGAGGCCCGCTCTTCCATATCCCGCATGAACGATTCATGCTTCTTCACCTCGTCGGCGCCCTTTGCCCGGATGTGGCGGTCGCGCGCATGGTACTCGTCCGGAGTGACACGATAGCAGAAGTCCCACAAGGCATCGGCACTGTGGGCATCGATGCCGCCGACCCTGGCCTCCAACATGACCATGAGCTGATTGACGCCTTCATAGGTGGCATGGCGATTTCCGGCTCGGTACAGCTCCCGAACTTTGCTCGTTTGATCGACATAGGGTTGAAAGTTTCCTGGAATCAGATTTTTTTCGGCCAGGGTTTGATAGGTCACGACCTGACCGAGCAATTCTTCCGCCCAAGCCGATGATTTTTGGTTGCTGTTCCAGACCACCGGTTCAATGTCGTTGGAGAATCCCTGCGCTGGTGCCAGCCCCAAGAGATTCCAGCCGCCGAGAATGGCAATGGTCGAGTAGATCGCGAGGGTTCGGTTCATGTTGTCCTCCTCTGAATATGTCCGGCACTGGATGGCCGGGTGAACGATGGTCCCTGATTGTGTGACTGGGCACGAGCTTCTGGTTGCATGGTAAAGCAATGCTCATGCCATTCGATTAAGTCGAACGAATACCTGTAAGTATTTGATTGTGCTAGGAGTCGATCGATGGTCCGTTTTCGAAACGACTGAAGGCGTGATATGAAACGGTGATGCCGTGAAATTGCACGGCATCACAGCTGAATCAAACGGGCGGTATCAAATGAGAGGGGAAAGGGTGTGAGGCCGGGAGTTAACTGTTGGCCTGACCATCCGAGTGTTTTAAGAAGATGGCTGCAAGGGCCGGTACCGTCAAGGTGATCGAGTGCAAGCGTCCATGGAGTGGTATAGGCGTTGTCTGGACTCCTCCGGCATTGCCCCAGCCGGACCCTCCATACAGTGACGCATCGCTGTTCAGGATTTCTCGCCAATACCCCCCCCGAGGAACTCCGGCACGATAGTTCTGCCGCGCGACCGGTGTGAAGTTACAGATGACGATAATCATGTCGCCCGTCGTGCGGCCCTTCCGGACCAGACTGATGACACTGGAATCGATATCGTCACAATCGATCCATTCCATGCCCGAAGGATCCGTATCCCCTTCATGGAGGGCCGGCTCCTCCCGGTACAGGCGGTTCAGATCCGCCACCCATTGCTGGACCCCGCGATGGAGCGGAAGGTCCAAGAGAGTCCATTCCAACTGGCGGTCGTGGGCCCATTCGGTGCGTTGGCCGAATTCTCCTCCCATGAACAGCAATTTCTTCGCGGCCTGCGCATACATGTGCCCGAACAACACGCGAAGGTTGGCGAACTTTTGCCGGTCGTCACCAGGCATCTTCTCCAGTAACGAGCCTTTGCCGTAGACCACTTCATCGTGCGAGAGGGGCAGCACAAAATTTTCATGAAAGGCGTAGAGCATGCGAAAAGTCAGATTGTGATGGTGGTATTTCCTGTTGATCGGGTCCTGTCGCATGTAGGCGAGCGTGTCGTGCATCCAGCCCATATCCCACTTGAGACCGAATCCGAGCCCTCCCAGATAGGTCGGACGCGAGACGCTCGGCCAGGCCGTGGATTCCTCGGCAATGGTCTGGACATCCGGATAGTGACGGTAGACCTCCTCATTCAATCGCTTTAAAAACGAGATGGCCTCGAGGTTTTCCCGTCCACCGTACCGGTTGGGAATCCATTCTCCTTCCTTCCGTGAATAATCCAAATACAGCATGGAGGCGACGGCATCTACGCGCAGGCCGTCGATATGATACTTGTCCAGCCAGAACAGGGCGCTGCTGATGAGAAAACTGCGCACCTCGTTCCGTCCATAGTTGAAGACAAAGGTATTCCAGTCGGGGTGGAATCCCTGCTGGGGATTCGCATGCTCATAGAGGTGGGTGCCGTCGAAGAAACCCAGCCCCTGCTCATCGGTCGGAAAATGGGAGGGGACCCAGTCCAGGAACACGCCGATGCCCTGTTGGTGCAGGGTGTCGATAAGGTACATGAGGTCCTGCGGAGTGCCGTAGTTGCCGGAAGGAGAAAAGTACCCGGTCGTTTGATAGCCCCAGGATCCAAAAAACGGGTGGTCCGTCAACGGCAGGAACTCGACATGCGTGAACCCCATCCGTTGCAGATAGTCGGCCAGCGGCAGCGCGAGTTCACGATAACTGAGGGACCGGTTGTGTTCCATCGCCATCCGTTTCCAGGAGCCGACATGCATTTCGTAGACGGCGATGGGCGCATCCAATCCATTGTGTCGGCGACGGGTGCGCAGCCATTCCGCATCCTGCCAATCATAGTCGAGTTCCCACACGATCGAGGCCGACTTGGGTGGAATTTCGTTGAAGAAGGAGAGGGGGTCGCTCTTGTCCACCCGGTATCCATGGTGGCGGGACCGGATATGATACTTGTACAGATGCCCTTGTCCCGTTCCCGGGATGAAACCTTCCCAAATCCCTGAATAGCCTCTCGGCCTAAGTCGGTGCATGTCGCTGTTCCAACCATTGAAGGTGCCGATGACCGCTACCTGTTCGGCCTCCGGGGCCCACAGGGCGAAGTGAGTGCCGTCCTGTCCCTCTACATGGCCTGGATGCGCGCCCAATTTGTCGTAGAGTCGAAAGTGAGTTCCTTCATTGATCAGGTACACATCGTCGTCGGTCAGACGGCTGGCCGAATAAATGGGAGTCATTGTCGTGTCGGGCTGAGCCATTGGTTCACCTCTTGTCTCGGTTACCTCATGGAGCAGGGATCGTAGTCGTCATTCTCCGAAACCGCCTCTTTAGGATCGGGGGAGCCGGCGGATGCATCGAGCGTATGCAGAATGCCGCTCAACGGAACCGCGACCCAATCCGGTCGATTGTTCAATTCGTACGTGAGTTCATAGAGCGCCTTTTCGAGTACATGCACGTTCAGGAGAAGGGCAAACGAGTCTGGTGATTGCGGACAGAAGGCAGCCTCGCCCGCGACCGCTCGATAGCCGGCGAGGAAGGCCATACGAACGGATCGATACCATTGATAGGCCCATGTCTCCAACCCGCGCACCTTGGGCTCAATGGAGTGGGTTTCGCGGTATTGCCGCAAGGCGACATGGCTTGCATAATGAAACGAGCGGATCATGCCTGCAAGGTCGACGATGGGAAGGTGTTTGGCACGGCGTTCTGCCAGGGGCTTCGCCGGTTCTCCCTCAAAATCGATGATGACGTAATCCGTACCGGTATCAAGCACCTGGCCGAGATGATAGTCCCCATGGCAGCGAATCAGCATGGCCGAGAGCGGAATCGTGGTCAGAAGGCCCAATCGTGACAGGATATCGTGCTCGAACGACAAGACCAGCTCGGCCTGTCGTCGATCGGGTTCGGACAGGGTCTGGAACCGGTTTCGCAAGAGGTCCAGCGCGCGACGTGCAGACCGGCCCATCGCGGTCGAACGGGAATGCAGATAGGACGCGGTGCCGGCTTCGGGAGCAAAGGCAGGATCAGAACAGGGCTGTGCTAAGGTCCTGTGCAATTCACCGGTTCGTCGACCCAACAGGTCGGCTCGGTGGAGAAAGTCGGACAGCTGCTCCCACAGGGCCATGTCGGGAGGTGGACTCACGGATGGGTTCGAAGACGACATCCCGGCAGCGGGACCCGTCGAGAGTCCTGAGACGCACTCGAAATAGCGGGACAGGCGGCGGAGTGTGTGGTTCCAGGCATCGCCCTCATTTGCGATATAGGTCTGCGCAAGCGCGAGGGTGATCGGCGCGTCGTTTTCGCGTGAATATTCCAAGGCGCCTATCAGGCCGGGGGAATGTCTGAATGTTCTGGCTGTGAGCACGCGTCCGATCTCCAATTCCGGATTCACGCCCGGCTCGACCCGACGGTAGAGCTTCATGATGGCTCGCTCGCCGAACTTGACCGACGTATTGCTCTGTTCCGCCTTCATGACCGAAGCGGGAGCCGTGGAAGGATCGACCGCCAGGCGATCGAAATGGACGGTGGCCGATGAAACTAATGCTCCAGTACCACCAGTCGCTTCTACGTGCCGGCCCATGCAGTTCAGGAGAGCATAGACACAGTCGGCGCTCCACATCGCGTCGTACAGCAATCCCTTGTGGAGGCCTTGCTCATCGATGAAGCTCAAGGGAGTGATGATGCTGTTTCCATATTGTTCACGGATGCGCTCCGCCTGCGGTCCGAAGGCTGCGGTCATGGGAACGGCATAGGTTTCCGTTCCGCCTTCGGCATAGGCCACGCGAATGAAACCAAGGACCATCGTCGCATCGCCCAGGCGGAGGCGGAGAGAATCAGAAATGCGGGCCGAGTGAATCGATTTGGCTTTCCCGCCGAACCATCGGGACGACCGCAGGAAGACCGGAAAGGCCTCCTCGAGGTCCGCTTGCGCCGAACCGTCGAATACCCGCTCCCATGTGTCATGGACCGTGACCATAGAGTCGTCTCATGCTGAGAAAATGAGCGCTAGAAAAAGTAATCGAAGTCCTGCTCTCTTCTCATCTTCCGGCGCACCGAAAAAATCTGTACAGGTACCGAATGGGGATCCAGGTGGACGTAATTCCTTGGGCCTTGCCAAAGATAATAGGCGTTGGTCAGCAGGTCGTGCACCTGGAACGGGCGGTCGGCCTCCACCCCCAGGGCCTGGAGATCCAGTTGGATCCAGCCTGAATGAACATGGTGAGGGCTCAGATTGACGACGACGAGAATGACATTGTCGCCGTCCGGCGATCGTTTGCTGTAGCCGAGGAGTTGGTCGTTGTCGATGGGGTGAAATCGCAGGCCCTCGTTCCGGTGCAACGCGGGATTGTCGCGACGGATGCGATTCACCAGCCCGATGAATTCTTTCAGGCTATCCGGCCTGCTGATGTCCCAATGCCGTACTTCGTACTTTTCGGAATTCAGATACTCTTCGCTGCCGGGTTTTTGCGGCCTGGCTTCATAGAGTTCGAACGCCGGTCCGTAAATGCCGTAACTCGCACCGAGTGTGGCGGCCAGCGCGAGGCGTGCCATGAATGCCGGACGGCCTCCGTGTTGGAGATGCTCGGTGAGGATATCGGGGGTGTTGGTCCACAGGTTGGGTCGGAAATATTCCCGCACGTCCGTCCCGGTGAGCTCCGTAAAATACTCGATCAATTCGCTCTTGCTGTTTCGCCAGGCGAAGTAGGTGTAGGACTGGCTGAAGCCCACCTTGGCGAGGTGGTACATCACCTTCGGTCTGGTGAAGGCTTCGGACAGAAAGATCGTTTCCGGGTACCGGCTCGTCACGTCGGTAATCAACCAATTCCAGAACAGGAAGGGTTTGGTGTGGGGATTGTCGACTCGAAAGATGCGGATGCCCTGGTCGATCCAATACTGCACGACCGATCGGAGCTCCCTCCATAGGGCCTCATATTCAGCGCCCTCGAAGTTCAGAGGGAAAATGTCCTGATATTGCTTCGGGGGATTTTCCGCAAACTGAATCGTGCCGTCCGGCCTGGTCGTGAACCATTCCGGGTGTTCCTTCACATAGGGGTGATCGGGCGAACATTGGAACGCCAGGTCCATCGCCAGCTCGATCCCGTAACTTCCGGCCGCCGCGACCAATTGCCTGAAATCTTTCAGGGTGCCGAGATGCGGATGGATGGCGGTGTGGCCCCCGGCCTGCGCGCCGATCGCCCAGGGGCTGCCGACCGAATCGGGGTCGCCTTGCGGATTGTTATTCCGGCCTTTGCGCTGTGTCTCGCCGATGGGATGGATCGGGGGGAGGTACAGCACGTCGAATCCCATTTCTGCGATGTAGGGCAGGCGGTTTTCGCAATCCTTGAAGGTGCCGTGCAGCGTGGGTTCTCCGGCGGAGGAGCGGGGGAACATTTCATACCAGGCGCTGAACCGAGCCTTCGGCCGATCCACGACCACCACGAGTTCCTTGTCGTAGATCGTGGCCAACCGTCGATCTGCACAGTCAGCCATCACCTCGGCCAGGTCCCGGCTGAGGAGCAGCTCCAAGAGACGCTGCCGCGGCGCGCTGCGGCCCATGTCGAGCAGGTCGTTCAGCTTCGTTGCGGACTCATTCGAGACACGCTTCGCCGCTTCCTTCACCAGACCTGTTCCGATGAGGATATCCACGGTGACATCCTGTTGCGCCGCCAACCGCTTGCCCATGTCGCGCTGCCAGGTCGCGAAATGGTCGACCCAGCCCGTGACGGTGAAACGGTATCGCCCGATTTCCGTCGCTTCAAAAGAGGCCCGCCACCGATCGTTGCTCACTGACTGGAGCGGCACTTCACGCCAGTCCTGATCCCGATCATGCCGGACGCGCAACATGCCGCGAACGACGTCGTGACCGTCGGCAAAAAGATCCGCCTCGACGGTGATCCAGTCTCCGAGAATCCGTTTGACGGGGTAGCGCCCCCCGTCGATCTCCGGTTCGACATGTTCGACGGCGACTCTCCTGCGCCCCTCCGTGATCAGAGACGTCGGGCGTTCAGGAGCGATTCCCGTTTTTTTCGTCTCGAACCGAGCGCCCCCTTTCAAGGCTTTTGTGCGTGTCTGTTTCATAGATGCGACAATTCTTCCGGTTTCCGCTCCTGCCGGCCGAACCGTCGTTCGAGCGCCGCTCGCATGAGGTGGCGCGCGCCCAATCCGACCGCCAGAGCCAGGGCCAACACCACGCCGCCGAAGGAGATGGAGAAGGCGGCGATGACGATTTCTTTCGCGATACCCAACTGTGTCAGCACCATGGCGAACGTGAACAACAGCAACCCCCATCTCACCAGACCGGCGACGAGGCGGGCTTCACCGACTTGCGCATTGACTGCGGCGATCAGCGCCGCTTCAGCAAAAAAATTGGCGCAGAGCACGCCGACCAGGAGCACCAGCGAGGCGGCGAGCACATTGGGCAGGAAGCCCACGATTTTGCTGATCAGATTGGCGGTCGCGGGAAGGTTGAGTGCGTCGACGCCCATGAACGTGAACAGCAGGAACACGATCCAAAACAGGATGCGACCGACCACCGCCGAGATCGGTTGTCTGATGCCGGCTTGGGACAGCGGCTGTGCGATGCCCAATCGCTCGCAAAACAGATCGAACCGGAACGTCCGCAGGACCCGCGACGCCAGCGTCTTGACCACCCATGCCGCCGTGATTCCCAGTGCGAGGAACGTCAGCAGGGCAAGAATCCGCGGCAGCACGAGGACGATCTGCATGATGGTGTCGCGAAATCCGGCGACCATGGTGTCACGCCAGAGGTCACTCATTGCGCCACCTCCATCGTTCGGTCAGATAGGGTTTCGACTGCTCGAACTGTCGGCAGAGCTTGTCCACGGTGTGCTCGACCTGCGCCGCATCACCATCCCTGGTTTCCAGCACGAAAGAGGCCGTGCGCCCGAGATAGAGGGGGGTCAGAGATTTCAACATGTGTTGTCGATGCAACGTGTGGTCGTGATAGGCGAGGGCGAAATCATACACTGTTTGCACC
Protein-coding regions in this window:
- a CDS encoding Alpha-amylase; the encoded protein is MKQTRTKALKGGARFETKKTGIAPERPTSLITEGRRRVAVEHVEPEIDGGRYPVKRILGDWITVEADLFADGHDVVRGMLRVRHDRDQDWREVPLQSVSNDRWRASFEATEIGRYRFTVTGWVDHFATWQRDMGKRLAAQQDVTVDILIGTGLVKEAAKRVSNESATKLNDLLDMGRSAPRQRLLELLLSRDLAEVMADCADRRLATIYDKELVVVVDRPKARFSAWYEMFPRSSAGEPTLHGTFKDCENRLPYIAEMGFDVLYLPPIHPIGETQRKGRNNNPQGDPDSVGSPWAIGAQAGGHTAIHPHLGTLKDFRQLVAAAGSYGIELAMDLAFQCSPDHPYVKEHPEWFTTRPDGTIQFAENPPKQYQDIFPLNFEGAEYEALWRELRSVVQYWIDQGIRIFRVDNPHTKPFLFWNWLITDVTSRYPETIFLSEAFTRPKVMYHLAKVGFSQSYTYFAWRNSKSELIEYFTELTGTDVREYFRPNLWTNTPDILTEHLQHGGRPAFMARLALAATLGASYGIYGPAFELYEARPQKPGSEEYLNSEKYEVRHWDISRPDSLKEFIGLVNRIRRDNPALHRNEGLRFHPIDNDQLLGYSKRSPDGDNVILVVVNLSPHHVHSGWIQLDLQALGVEADRPFQVHDLLTNAYYLWQGPRNYVHLDPHSVPVQIFSVRRKMRREQDFDYFF
- a CDS encoding 1,4-alpha-glucan (glycogen) branching enzyme, GH-13-type; its protein translation is MAQPDTTMTPIYSASRLTDDDVYLINEGTHFRLYDKLGAHPGHVEGQDGTHFALWAPEAEQVAVIGTFNGWNSDMHRLRPRGYSGIWEGFIPGTGQGHLYKYHIRSRHHGYRVDKSDPLSFFNEIPPKSASIVWELDYDWQDAEWLRTRRRHNGLDAPIAVYEMHVGSWKRMAMEHNRSLSYRELALPLADYLQRMGFTHVEFLPLTDHPFFGSWGYQTTGYFSPSGNYGTPQDLMYLIDTLHQQGIGVFLDWVPSHFPTDEQGLGFFDGTHLYEHANPQQGFHPDWNTFVFNYGRNEVRSFLISSALFWLDKYHIDGLRVDAVASMLYLDYSRKEGEWIPNRYGGRENLEAISFLKRLNEEVYRHYPDVQTIAEESTAWPSVSRPTYLGGLGFGLKWDMGWMHDTLAYMRQDPINRKYHHHNLTFRMLYAFHENFVLPLSHDEVVYGKGSLLEKMPGDDRQKFANLRVLFGHMYAQAAKKLLFMGGEFGQRTEWAHDRQLEWTLLDLPLHRGVQQWVADLNRLYREEPALHEGDTDPSGMEWIDCDDIDSSVISLVRKGRTTGDMIIVICNFTPVARQNYRAGVPRGGYWREILNSDASLYGGSGWGNAGGVQTTPIPLHGRLHSITLTVPALAAIFLKHSDGQANS
- a CDS encoding Trehalose synthase — its product is MVTVHDTWERVFDGSAQADLEEAFPVFLRSSRWFGGKAKSIHSARISDSLRLRLGDATMVLGFIRVAYAEGGTETYAVPMTAAFGPQAERIREQYGNSIITPLSFIDEQGLHKGLLYDAMWSADCVYALLNCMGRHVEATGGTGALVSSATVHFDRLAVDPSTAPASVMKAEQSNTSVKFGERAIMKLYRRVEPGVNPELEIGRVLTARTFRHSPGLIGALEYSRENDAPITLALAQTYIANEGDAWNHTLRRLSRYFECVSGLSTGPAAGMSSSNPSVSPPPDMALWEQLSDFLHRADLLGRRTGELHRTLAQPCSDPAFAPEAGTASYLHSRSTAMGRSARRALDLLRNRFQTLSEPDRRQAELVLSFEHDILSRLGLLTTIPLSAMLIRCHGDYHLGQVLDTGTDYVIIDFEGEPAKPLAERRAKHLPIVDLAGMIRSFHYASHVALRQYRETHSIEPKVRGLETWAYQWYRSVRMAFLAGYRAVAGEAAFCPQSPDSFALLLNVHVLEKALYELTYELNNRPDWVAVPLSGILHTLDASAGSPDPKEAVSENDDYDPCSMR
- a CDS encoding Transcriptional regulator, Fis family; translation: MQRATLNFETLLEVTNALNSQRDIESLWRVIADQIQKVIPWDRAGITLYEPSTDSFRFYAVITNMATPALAHDSVIPREGSAVGWVYDHRRLHVRGDLQKEQVFLEDRYYVQEGLGRMINLPLLVREHCLGTLNIGSVQPGEPDPDDCKFLQQVATQIAYAIDHVLAYQQIKQLSERLRRENEYLAEEVKASRNLRLVVGTSPSFTKVVDLVKAVAPTDTTVLLLGETGTGKEVLAQALHDLSARSHKPFIRVNCAALPSGLIESELFGHERGAFTGAQLRRAGRFELAHTGTLFLDEIGEMPLETQAKLLRVLQDGMVDRIGGTQPVSVDVRLIAATNADLSSAIQQGTFRADLYYRLHIFPISVPPLRERREDIHLLAQHFLAQIGTKLKRPHLTFDPQSLARLLAYNWPGNVRELQNVIERAVILSGSSQVTVDEMLLPAVKVGPHQPPEQPVNLSDLERQHIMDVLDRTKWRIYGDQGAAQLLGLNPETLRSRLRKLGIKRPSIKSPEPTSLS